GACACGAGCATTCCTTTCCAAACATAGACGCTAGGTAACGAGAAAGATGAGGGAATCAAATCCTTTCATGAGATAATCGAGCGGTTGTCGACGAGAGCCCCCAGCATACTTCAAGTGTGGACTGTCAACGGGACGAAGAAGTGGCCACTGGCCAGTCCTATCTTGGCTAGCAACTCGTGCTAAACTTGTCACGCACTCACCGGATTAGGCCCATTATCACTTTTAGCTTGTGTGGTCCCAAGTGTAGAGTGTAGAGCTAGACTTTCGAGTCCAAATACTCAAACAAGGCCGAAGCAAAGCTGAAATTAGGCCTGTGAGAAGTACTAAAACGGGCCAAATCCATCCCAATTCGAGTTAAAATCTGTCCTATGTAGATTCCATAATGAGCTAATTCAATCCCGACTTGAGTTGGAATCAGACTCCATAAAGAGCTAATTCAATCCCGACTTGAGTTGGAATCAAGCCCTGATATCTCAGCCTGTCCAAGCTCTCATCGACAAGTACTTCGAGACCCATAACATCCGGTCTGATATGTTTTTTTGAGCCCATACAGCACACACAATGCTTCACTGAGTATGCTGCTTATTCATCTGTCACATGGCTATAGCTTACCTTCTTTTGCGTCGAAAGATTCTTTGCTTTTGCATTGTGCTAACTTTTATTTTCAACGAGGGGGAGTGTTCAGTTTCATTTTGCTATTACTATGGTTAGTCTGAATTAATTTCGTGCCCTGAAAGATCTGAATCTGTTGAAACTTCCTCTGCGTTTTGATCTCAACACAGCAGCTTTCGACCGTTTTATACCGTGTAGACGGAATCGAGACGCAGGGAAAAGGAAATTATGGTCTGTGCGATGAGTGTCCACGCAAATAAGTAAAGTTTGCAATGCAAACCACCACTTTAAAGTTGGCCACTATGCGAGATACTTTACCTTCTTTTGgagccatccatccatcccttCCCTTGTCTTCTTTGCTTTTCTAGTGTAATCTGATTATCTCCAATGTCATGCATATGGgcagctagcttagcttagcttagcaaGCTGCGAGTTGGGGGATACTGTATTTTAAAGAGAAGCTGCACTCAAGCAAGAGAAAAGTAGTTGAGGAAAGCTAAAGTGCTGGCTCAAATTGGGATCGATCGACCAATTCTTTCCCACAAGTTCGTCGACATCTTGCAGAGATGTTGTGTACCGACCTGGCTCTTTCAGTCGGCAGGGCAGAGAGGAGTGAACCTTGGCTCTGAAACTGAAGGCGACGCACTTGATTCAGACATGTAACTGAACTGAAGAGTCTCAAGTTCGTACAGCAAATCGTTTCACTTCAAATAGTTGTGGCTTTGGGTGGTTGTtctatttttgggacaaaatgcTTGGGACCTTTATTTATTCACTACTACACTTTAAACACATGAATTTTCTTTCCACCCTTTGTTCTGATTAATTACAAGTTACTAGTATATCCTAGGTTGGTTTCTCTAATGGGCTAATTCAGTATACTGAAAAGAATCCAATGAAAGCTCAGACTTCTCAAGCATAGTACGTAAGAAAAGAACAGATGCCAAAGACAAACGTAGTTCTTACTACTAGTTGCTACTAGCAACTAAAATCAATTGTTACTTTAGATGGCTTAACTGTTATATTCTTTATGTTGGAATCTGTCCACGTAGTTTCAATTTTTAAGTTCCAGACTTACGGATACTCATATTTGTAACTGATTATTTCTTCAACGGTAGACGATGTATTCGACAATAGTGAAGCGTTCATACGTGCATGGTGATTTCGTTAATATCCATATATACAGATTTCGTTAATCTAGAGGAAATCCAACATTGCATGAAAAGAAAAGTTTTGTCCCATTTTGAATTGTCCATGTCAACAGTGTAAAAATCAGCATCGTCGTTCGAGCAACAAGGGAAGAAACACGCACATACTTCTATGCaaccaaaggaaaaaaatgtacGGTCGTGATCTAGGGAACCTCCCTTAACCAACGGCCGATGACACGATTCACCATCGCAAAGCCGAAAGTAATACAGCGAAATCTCCTTATAAAGCAGCCGTGTTTCGTTTCGGACACCACATGCATGCACGCGCTTTTTGTTTATGGCTACCATTTCCAACGTTGTCACGAACACTTATTGTGCTTCTCCCACTCCACTGCTCCGCCGGCGAGCCACCGCCATGGCGCTTCGTGTACagctcgtcctcgccgtcgccgtggttGTGCCGGCGttgggggtggcggcgggtggtgCTACCTTGGGGGTGAACTATGGCCAGGTCGCCGAtaacttgccgccgccgcaggcggcGGCCATGCTCCTCCGCTCGCTGAACGCCACCAAGGTGAAGCTCTACGACGCCGACGCGCGCGTTCTCAGCGCGTTCGCTGGCTCCGGCGCCGACTTCACCGTCGGCCTCCCGGACCGCCTCGtcccgcgcctcgccgccgacccgtccgccgccgcggcgtgggTGCGCGCCAACATCCTGCCCCACATCCCGGCGACGTCCatcaccgccgtcaccgtcggcAACGAGGTGCTCACCGGCAACGACAGCGCCATGCTCCGGTCGCTCCTCCCGGCGATGCAGTCGCTccacgccgcgctcgccgcttGCAACCTCACCTCGCGGGTGGTCGTCACCACGGCGCACTCCCTCGCCGTGCTCTCCTCCTCGTtcccgccgtcctccgccgcgttCCGGCGCGAGCTCCTCCCGTACATGGCGCCCCTCCTCGCGTTCCTCGCCAAGACCGGCTCGCCGTTCCTCATCAACGCCTACCCGTACTTCGCCTACAAGGGCGACCCGGAGCACGTGGACCTCAACTACGTGCTGTTCGAGGCCAatgccggcgtcggcgacccGGCGACGGGGCTGCGCTACGACAACATGCTGCACGCGCAGGTGGACGCGGTGCGCGCCGCGATCTGCAGGGCAAACTACGGCAAGGCGGTGGAGATCCGGGTGTCGGAGACCGGGTGGCCGTCgcggggcgacgacgacgaggccggggCGACGCCGGAGAACGCGGCGAGGTACAACGGCAACCTGATGCGGCTGGTGGCGCAGGGGAAggggacgccggcggcgcccggcgaGGCGCTGCAGGTGTACGTGTTCGCGCTGTTCAACGAGGACATGAAGCCCGGCCCAGCGTCGGAGCGGCATTACGGCCTGTTCAAGCCCGACGGCACGCCGGCGTACGACGTCGGCGTGAAGGCTCCGACGATTGGCGGCAGCTGGAAGGGGAGAGCCAATGGcactagcggcggcggcgccggcgggctggTCGTGGCGGAAGGGCCCGGAGGGGCAGACGGTGCAGGGCAGGGCACTGGATTCTACACCGTGTCAGCAGCAGCACACAAGgtaattgattgattgattaattaattaattataattacattTTGCAACCGCATAATTACTTCATTGTttggttacttttttttttgttattagtgTGGTTCTTGATTGAATGAATTGTGATTGAGTTTGGTACAAGGAAAGTATAGTTTAAGTATGCAGTGTTGTGTCGGTTCAGACGTTCAGTTGATGCTGCGCTAGCTAGTTGCTTTGCAGTGCTTCTGTTGCTAATCAATTAAATCATCAATATAGTCTAATTAGTATGTGTAACAAGTTTGGTATGCACGTACAAAACCAAGTTTTAAAATTGCAAAGAGGGGAAAATGCTGCTGTGCTAGCTCCCAGATCATACTCCTACTTTGCTATTccatacccaaaaaaaaaaaagatttgctCATCAAGTGAGTAATCATGCTTGGCACTAGCTAGTAATCAATCAAAAGGTTAGCTACCTGCTGTGACAGTATTGGAGATTATACTAGCCCTCCTTTACAAGTAATGCTTTGTGTCACACACTTTATCTTCATGTTCCTTTTTTCATAGGTGAAGAGGTGGCGGTGCTGGGAAAGCTTGTTCGCAACCGTTGTTCTAGTCATGTCGTCCGGCCTGTGTTGGTCATGACCTGAAGAGTTGAAGATGTTCATGAAGAATTGAAGATGCAGTAGAGGAGGAGATCGATCTGCAGCATTTGCAGACAAAGGAGAAATGAGCTTGAACAAAAACGCCATTGATTCAATTGATTCTTGTGTTTTCGCTGTCCTCCGATTGGTGTTGGTTGATGTGTAGTTTGTGTACTGTAAGGAAGAGAGATGTAAGGGACATTACATGATACACTGGATTATTAATTAGTTCAGATTCAGATTTCTGAAAGGATTAGAACATTTACGCCCAGTAGATGGCCAGACTTTTAAATCAtggatttggatttttttccccaagCAATTTTTGTTAGAAATTTTGAACCAAGTGAAATGTGAGTGCCAGTTTATTGGTGGGCTTGACAGCCCATCTGAGAGTGAAGCTTTGGTAGGCCTTTGCAAGGATGGCCCGCAGAAACGAGGCCTCTTCTGCTCTTTGTTCTCACTGGCCGTGAAAATGAAAaggtacaccgaaggtccctcaacttgtcatcgagttacaaaatcttcctcgaaccacaaaaccggatacaacatatccctcaacttacaaaactagtGCAAACTAGATCCCTCGATGATTTTAACTCCGATTTTATCCGACGTGACAACTGACTcagcgtgggtcccacatgtcagcctcttcttcccctcctctctccacctctcttcctctctcatcTTCTTTTCTCTCACTTTTCTCCTCAGTTGGGCAGGCGCAGCCggtgggtggggaggaggctggcgggggaggcgggagtccagcggcgaggcggcggcgagcacatctacccttttctctctctctggtCTCCCTTTCTTCTTTGAATTCCAGAAACAGACTGACGGCCGGCGACATCCGcgaagagggggagagggagaggtcgGTGGCGATGGATCCGTCCTCCCGCACCCCCACTtctcggcctccgcctcctaAGCTCGACTTCCGCCCCTATTGTTGGAGCCCGAGGTGAAGCTCCCACCGCCGTCGTCAGAGGTGCCCGACGATGATGTGCCCGTGAAGGTGTTTCTCCCGTCGTGGCTGCACCTCCAACTTGTGTACAACATCCTCACGCCGCGGTCGTCACGGCGGATGGAGGCggcgttatacccggttttatggCTGAGGGATGCAATTCGACCAAGGGCAAGCGACGAGGGAGGTATAGTAGACTTATTCCCGAAAACAACGACGCCCGACAGGCGGCCTCGTCCGTGCAAAACGCGCCTTTCTCCTGGGCCAGCGCGGGTCGCGGTCCTCACCGAACGGCCGCGTGGCCCGCGTGCAGAGTTTGGATGGGAGCACTAGTCCACGCCACACCTCGTCCGCTTGCGTCGTCTCACTCTCAACCTCTTTTCGGCGTTTCCGCATGCGACGAACctaccaaccaaccaaccaaccaaccaatgcgcgcgtcggcggcgatgtGACGCCCATATGCATCTCTCCGGCCCGTGCGAAAAACCGTCCGCTTCAGTGCTTCACCCAAGTTGACACGGCCTATTGCGCTGCTTTGCGTTACTTGCGTGCCCCAGTGTCCAAATACGCAACAAATCACCGGCTCTAACACCAAACCTGTCTCGGTCGATCGTTCCATACGTACAACTCCTAACCAACACCACGAATCTATACACGCTCTCTTTCTTTCTAGAAAAAAACGGATTTCACAAGGGCAAAGGCAAACGTGACGAACGAATCGGGAGAGTAATTTGGAGAGCTGGCTCTCTCTGGGTCAAGTCAGGTCCGGTCCTGACGGAGCAAAGTAGAAAGAGTAATTAAGTAGCCGGGGCAACATGCAAAACAGCGACGCGGCAGCCACCGATAAGGCGGGCCGGGTCAGGAATGGAGGTGGCTCAATCGATCGTTCGTTATCTCGATCTCTTTCTGATCGGTCCCTGCAACCCCTGCCGTCCACACGAGGGCGCCCGTCTCTCGGTCGGTCAGCTCCGTCGACGACGTACACTGTCTGTGATCCAACGCACACCTTCCTCTCGGGTCGTCACATCCCTTTCCCTGCACACGTCGCTCGCCTCCATCGCCATGCACGCCTATCTTAATTGCCACCTCCCTGCACTACATTGTGGATGAGGATCCCCTGCAGTTGTAATAACTTTAGCATTCGTCGTGTGACCGTCAGATCAAATAAAAACAGCCAAGATTCGCCTTGGGTACTGTAGCACGCACATAAAGTCCTGTGTCGCACTGTAGCTCTGGCAGCCAGGTTGTGACATGGCGTATCTCTCTGTCGTTCATCAGCTTGATCCAACGGTTGTGAATGGATATGACTACTTAATTTGCAGTCACTATGACTGATTAACTTTCAGTTCTACTCCTTCAGTCCTAAAATTGCAGTTGGTTATAACGGTGAAGCAGCCGCTGCTACAACAACACCCTCCcacaatcatttttttttgctagggTTAGAGGTGAATAATGAGCCAACTCGGCTCGCAATTAACGAGCTAGCTAGGCTTAGCTCTTTAACCTTAACGAGCTGAAAAACTAGCTCGACTCGACTCGTGAGTTGGTGCAGCGATGCGGCTATGTAGCCATAGCTAGCCTAACCGAACCGCCCTTATTTTTGTGTTGAACAATTCGTCCCACAAATATCTTATTTTAGTCTACTTGACATATTTATTAGCACTTCTCTATTAGTAGCATCGGACCCAGCATCTGCAAACTAAGAATAATGCACATACCGTATATGAAGGCTAAACATAGgatctgttttatattataagatgtttttattttttttaaaaaaaatcagattttgttaagtttgatcaattttagaaaaaaaatattttttacacCAACCAAACAtgcatgctactccctccgtttcatattataattcgtttgactttttttctagtcaagtttgaccaagctcatagaaaaatatattaatatttttaacccaaaacaaacatattctcaaaatatattcaatgttagattttatgaaactagtttgttattttagatgttgctaaattttctaTAAGCTTGGTCAAACGTGATTAGGAAAAAGTCAAacgaattataatatgaaatggatggagtattaaaatatattcaaacattAGATTTAGTgtaactaatttggtgttataagatagagttgctatattttgctataaacttaatcaaatttataaaagtttGTCCTAGAAAAATTAAAACGTCTCATGACATAAAACCAAAGGAGTAGCATGTGCAAGCATAGAGAAGAGTCACTCCTCACCCAGTCTCATGCAGCCAAGGCTTAATGAAGAATTCCATCTATACTAGTTAGTCTgaaagaaactaaaaataaGATCTTTTAattgtctttctttttctttaaatcTAGCTAGGAAGTACATATTGTCTGCTCTGTGTTTATTCAGAGAACTAGGAAAAGGAAGAACACAACAGCCTGTGCAGTGCATGCAGTTCGATTTCAGGTTGAAGGTCCTTGTTGGATGACATAATGACAAGACATTACATAGCATTTCACTATTCAAATTCAAGCTTCTACCTTCATGGGCCAGGAGAGGAGATAATAGTGGGCCCAGCTATGATAGCCCAGAGTTGGTGTGTCGTAGTAGGATGCATGGCCCTCccctctgaaaaaaaaagttactagtAATTTGCAAAAGAAAGATGGCCCTCCTCCCTGTAGCCTCCAACAATATTAGACTGTACTACAGTTTAATGGTTCATCGTCTTAATCACTCAGATattatactactagtactatattATTCAACAACAAGTTTAGCACTATGCGTATGGATCACTAGAGAGGAAACAACAAACAAACTCAAGCTTTCAATAATCTATCAGTCAGCCTTCTCTTCAATACCAATACAGGTAGATTATATCCATTGATGCATGTGTTCTCCAAATATTTAAGTACGTTTTCTAAGTGAAATTATGATTATTGATTAGTTAAAGAACAAACGATGCACACTACTTTTGGTAGGGCTCCTTGCCATTTTCGAATCTAATGTGCTATctgtaaaaaataaataaactgtTCTCCTCCGTACTTGGGACCTATGGTTGGAGGTcaaagctgctgctgctggtttcTGTCCCTCTCTGCATTGGCGTCTTCTGAAACGAGATTTGAATATGGTCACCAAGGGATAATATATGCATATGGTTgatgcttatatatatatatatatatatatatatatatatatatatatatatatatatatatatatatatatatatatatatatatatatatatatatatatatatatatatattattcttCATATATATAGTACTGATCTGCTCAAGTAGTATTAACTAAAACGAAACTAATGTTTCTGTCTAAAATGTGCAGCTGGCAAATAATTTAGCATCACTAGTAACAAAAAGTTAATTATTCCAAAGCAAAGCATTGCATATGCGAAGTGCAATGGCCAAGCTGAGTCAAGTACTAGCTACTAGCTAATTCAATTACTAGCAGCTAACAGCATGATGCAAATTAACAAAATACGGAGTATCTTAGTGCAGAAGCACATTGGCCAGACATGTATAATCATTTCCTGTCTGATGTGGTGGGGATACATAACatgagcatgcatgcatgtatacacTGTACAATATAATTAAAGATGTCCTTGATCTGTATATATCCACCGAAAAGCAGGAGCTTCCATGAAAATACTAGCTAGCCTTTTGGTAGGTATATGTCACTCTTTCACCTACAATTTTGATACTCTTATCGACACACAATTGGTTTTTGCTGTACACAGTACATGATTTCATCactactatatatatgtaccacaccatgcatgcatggcttaGCTCTCAGAGTCAATCACTCATCATATTCTCCCATGCATGAGTGCACAACATACACCATACAAATAATATTATTGTCTGGTGATCataagatcgatcgatcgatcgatcagagaTCAACTATGAATATTCGATTCATCAAGACGTGATGCACGTGTTAGGCCCTAATCAATTGTACCTAGCTGTCAATAAAGCAGCAgtagtagaaaaggtaaaagccATGGAGAAGAAACAAAGCTCCAGATCGCGTAAGATTTTAACGCCATCAATTGACCGCGACAAGGCGACAAAAAGTATTCTTGTATATGTGGCACGAGGCAACCATATTATGTATACTATATTTTGCAGCCCAAGCCTAGCTACTATATACTACAAAATTtttcaacacacacacacactgagAGTCACAGAGAGAGCAAAGTAGCTAGGGCTCAGTGGTCTCCTCTCACATCTGCCTTAGCctttttcttcttattttttatCAGCATTTGCTACCTCCAAATATCTCCACAAAACAGCTGGAGGGGCCAAAGATCTCTGCCTTTTTCTCGCCTATTTTTTCTTCTTGGCATGACACGAGAGACAACGATTTGCACCCAAACAATTACAAGGAGAACTAAATAATTTTTTCAATGAACCGCACAATTTACCGTGCGagtttcatatattgatatagcATGAGAAAAATACAAGTCTATAgccatgaaagaaaaaaaacaaccacACCACGTGTCTATATAACAACACCCGCAGCAAGAGTGAAACATGAGGAGAATTAAAGAATTAATGCTAGCTCTGAAAAAACACGCGCACAGGCACACAACTAGTTTATTAATCCATCCATCGAGCGATCGATCACACAATAATTAGTACACTCACACGGTGATCAGTGATCGATGATGATATATATGATATGATCATCAGAAAAGAAATCACACCTCGCTGCACTAGAAAAATGTCTTTGATATATAATAAGCTATAGGTACAATATATAACAATATATAGAtacataatatttatatatgctctctctctctctctcctaccaCGCCGTACGTccttttaattctttttttcctctctcttgTTTCAGATCGACACAACAACTCGCTCGACCACTGCACTATAATTCGATCGATCAACACCATcatcgtcgatcgatcgatcaacggCTCAGATCGATCGACGGTTAGATCTTGACCTAGTGTCTAGAGCTTGCTCACATGGCCAGCTCAGCTAGCTAttgtgtcgtcgtcgtcgtcttgtaCTCTCGCTGGAACCCTAACTAGTAATTAATTATTGATCACGTACGTACAATACCGtcgtccatgcatgcatgcaatatgCGTAGACCGACCAGATTAAGAGTAGAGTTAGTGCACGCATACGCCATCCACGTCTAGATGCATCATCTCCATCGTCACCTCTTGTCTCCAATTATTATACGTTATTCATGGTCGTCAAGTCTGCGTGTAGCGACGATGACACCGACCGCGCAAGGCTCcacaggtcgccgtcgccggaggagaaggcggcggcgccggcgggctgATCGACGACGTCGAAGAAGCCGGCCATGTTCTTGCCGGAGGCGACGTCGGAGAGGGCGCCGTTGAGCTCGTACGACGCCGCGAGCCGGTCCAGCGTGTCCCAGTCGGCGATCCCcgacgcgtcggcggcggagcagtactcgccgccgccgccggccgccgccaggaggcccacgccgccggcgacgtgctCGAGCGGCGGAAGCTTCATGAACTTGCCGTACTGAGGCGTACTGAGGTGCtgctccagcgccgccgccgctgccgccgacgacgccgacatcgccgccggCTTGGTCTCCTGCTTGCAGCCGGAGCGGCCCATGTACTGGAGGATGTGGTCGAGGGCGTCGTCGCTGGCGGACGAGTGCAGCATCTGCGCCTTGACGTGGTCGCTAACGGTCACCGTCGAGCAGTTGCTCGGGCTGccctccatggccgccgccgcgagcttggccgccgcgtggtggctcgccgcggcggcgccgccgccgtggtg
The Oryza sativa Japonica Group chromosome 6, ASM3414082v1 DNA segment above includes these coding regions:
- the LOC4340011 gene encoding NAC domain-containing protein 43 — its product is MSISVNGQSVVPPGFRFHPTEEELLTYYLKKKVASERIDLDVIRDVDLNKLEPWDIQERCRIGSGPQNDWYFFSHKDKKYPTGTRTNRATAAGFWKATGRDKAIYSSSNRIGMRKTLVFYKGRAPHGQKSDWIMHEYRLDDPSSASASVSVNLPSYYSSSSSSSSPMHGVAGDQGAQEEGWVICRVFKKKNLVHHGGGAAAASHHAAAKLAAAAMEGSPSNCSTVTVSDHVKAQMLHSSASDDALDHILQYMGRSGCKQETKPAAMSASSAAAAAALEQHLSTPQYGKFMKLPPLEHVAGGVGLLAAAGGGGEYCSAADASGIADWDTLDRLAASYELNGALSDVASGKNMAGFFDVVDQPAGAAAFSSGDGDLWSLARSVSSSLHADLTTMNNV
- the LOC4340010 gene encoding glucan endo-1,3-beta-glucosidase 14 encodes the protein MATISNVVTNTYCASPTPLLRRRATAMALRVQLVLAVAVVVPALGVAAGGATLGVNYGQVADNLPPPQAAAMLLRSLNATKVKLYDADARVLSAFAGSGADFTVGLPDRLVPRLAADPSAAAAWVRANILPHIPATSITAVTVGNEVLTGNDSAMLRSLLPAMQSLHAALAACNLTSRVVVTTAHSLAVLSSSFPPSSAAFRRELLPYMAPLLAFLAKTGSPFLINAYPYFAYKGDPEHVDLNYVLFEANAGVGDPATGLRYDNMLHAQVDAVRAAICRANYGKAVEIRVSETGWPSRGDDDEAGATPENAARYNGNLMRLVAQGKGTPAAPGEALQVYVFALFNEDMKPGPASERHYGLFKPDGTPAYDVGVKAPTIGGSWKGRANGTSGGGAGGLVVAEGPGGADGAGQGTGFYTVSAAAHKVKRWRCWESLFATVVLVMSSGLCWS